One Ricinus communis isolate WT05 ecotype wild-type chromosome 1, ASM1957865v1, whole genome shotgun sequence DNA window includes the following coding sequences:
- the LOC8270358 gene encoding protein COFACTOR ASSEMBLY OF COMPLEX C SUBUNIT B CCB4, chloroplastic isoform X2, with protein MQSRSSIPTGECAQIHLLYICEPFKKLQNGKQKQRKHSISMEAGTILPTSILFRSPFHFPISRPLQNLRFFVRASSDLNSQGKYRGPKPKRDLVADWVSNNDDTVRSLPIYVGGASLLAVLFNRAASGIAPVADASSSQSRADLLTLGLAVTNILAGLIWLSIKPKSISLVNPQGVECQIILSHLPDYVVSELLWAWESLSAATCCRSLVVVYDCVCFLQIGMAAESPNKGEALSVDAAKLMQGSLVQAIKKSGAQSYLANLSLYPGRTELPFLPLNTQPLGDKGVAIIGGDTIRGFTTSDQAWITFIGEKLDSTLAKCVISSPLAMQDRI; from the exons ATGCAAAGTCGGAGTAGCATTCCAACAGGAGAGTGCGCCCAGATCCACTTATTATATATCTGCGAGCCGTTCAAAAAGCTTCAAAATGGAAAACAGAAACAGAGAAAGCATTCCATATCAATGGAAGCGGGAACTATCCTCCCCACCTCCATTCTCTTTAGAAGCCCATTCCATTTCCCAATCTCTCGTCCCCTCCAAAATTTGCGCTTCTTCGTTAGAGCCTCTTCAGATTTAAATTCGCAG ggGAAGTATAGAGGACCGAAGCCGAAGAGAGATTTGGTGGCAGATTGGGTATCGAACAACGACGACACCGTTCGAAGCTTGCCAATTTACGTTGGAGGCGCTTCTCTCTTGGCCGTGCTCTTTAATCGCGCGGCCTCTGGTATTGCTCCTGTTGCCGATGCCAGTAG TTCACAATCTAGGGCTGATCTATTGACACTTGGATTGGCTGTTACCAATATATTAGCTGGTTTAATATGGCTCTCGATCAAGCCAAAATCTATATCTCTG GTAAATCCTCAAGGTGTGGAGTGTCAGATTATATTATCCCACCTACCTGACTATGTGGTGTCTGAGTTGTTATG GGCATGGGAATCTCTGTCAGCTGCCACATGCTGTAGATCTCTAGTTGTTGTTTATGATTGCGTCTGTTTTCTACAAATTGGTATGGCAGCTGAATCTCCCAATAAGGGTGAAGCATTGTCCGTGGATGCTGCCAAACTGATGCAGGGATCACTTGTTCAAGCCATTAAGAAATCTGGAGCTC AGAGCTATCTGGCCAACCTGTCTCTCTATCCTGGGAGGACTGAGCTGCCGTTTCTTCCTTTAAATACACAG CCACTTGGAGATAAAGGAGTTGCAATAATTGGTGGTGACACAATTAGGGGTTTCACTACTTCCGATCAG GCTTGGATTACATTTATTGGAGAGAAACTTGATAGCACACTAGCAAAATGTGTAATCAGCAGTCCATTGGCAATGCAAGATAGAATTTGA
- the LOC8270358 gene encoding protein COFACTOR ASSEMBLY OF COMPLEX C SUBUNIT B CCB4, chloroplastic isoform X1 produces MQSRSSIPTGECAQIHLLYICEPFKKLQNGKQKQRKHSISMEAGTILPTSILFRSPFHFPISRPLQNLRFFVRASSDLNSQGKYRGPKPKRDLVADWVSNNDDTVRSLPIYVGGASLLAVLFNRAASGIAPVADASSSQSRADLLTLGLAVTNILAGLIWLSIKPKSISLVNPQGVECQIILSHLPDYVVSELLWAWESLSAATCCRSLVVVYDCVCFLQIGMAAESPNKGEALSVDAAKLMQGSLVQAIKKSGAQSYLANLSLYPGRTELPFLPLNTQAVILQPLGDKGVAIIGGDTIRGFTTSDQAWITFIGEKLDSTLAKCVISSPLAMQDRI; encoded by the exons ATGCAAAGTCGGAGTAGCATTCCAACAGGAGAGTGCGCCCAGATCCACTTATTATATATCTGCGAGCCGTTCAAAAAGCTTCAAAATGGAAAACAGAAACAGAGAAAGCATTCCATATCAATGGAAGCGGGAACTATCCTCCCCACCTCCATTCTCTTTAGAAGCCCATTCCATTTCCCAATCTCTCGTCCCCTCCAAAATTTGCGCTTCTTCGTTAGAGCCTCTTCAGATTTAAATTCGCAG ggGAAGTATAGAGGACCGAAGCCGAAGAGAGATTTGGTGGCAGATTGGGTATCGAACAACGACGACACCGTTCGAAGCTTGCCAATTTACGTTGGAGGCGCTTCTCTCTTGGCCGTGCTCTTTAATCGCGCGGCCTCTGGTATTGCTCCTGTTGCCGATGCCAGTAG TTCACAATCTAGGGCTGATCTATTGACACTTGGATTGGCTGTTACCAATATATTAGCTGGTTTAATATGGCTCTCGATCAAGCCAAAATCTATATCTCTG GTAAATCCTCAAGGTGTGGAGTGTCAGATTATATTATCCCACCTACCTGACTATGTGGTGTCTGAGTTGTTATG GGCATGGGAATCTCTGTCAGCTGCCACATGCTGTAGATCTCTAGTTGTTGTTTATGATTGCGTCTGTTTTCTACAAATTGGTATGGCAGCTGAATCTCCCAATAAGGGTGAAGCATTGTCCGTGGATGCTGCCAAACTGATGCAGGGATCACTTGTTCAAGCCATTAAGAAATCTGGAGCTC AGAGCTATCTGGCCAACCTGTCTCTCTATCCTGGGAGGACTGAGCTGCCGTTTCTTCCTTTAAATACACAG GCAGTGATTTTGCAGCCACTTGGAGATAAAGGAGTTGCAATAATTGGTGGTGACACAATTAGGGGTTTCACTACTTCCGATCAG GCTTGGATTACATTTATTGGAGAGAAACTTGATAGCACACTAGCAAAATGTGTAATCAGCAGTCCATTGGCAATGCAAGATAGAATTTGA
- the LOC8270358 gene encoding protein COFACTOR ASSEMBLY OF COMPLEX C SUBUNIT B CCB4, chloroplastic isoform X3 yields MQSRSSIPTGECAQIHLLYICEPFKKLQNGKQKQRKHSISMEAGTILPTSILFRSPFHFPISRPLQNLRFFVRASSDLNSQGKYRGPKPKRDLVADWVSNNDDTVRSLPIYVGGASLLAVLFNRAASGIAPVADASSSQSRADLLTLGLAVTNILAGLIWLSIKPKSISLVNPQGVECQIILSHLPDYVVSELLWAWESLSAATCCRSLVVVYDCVCFLQIGMAAESPNKGEALSVDAAKLMQGSLVQAIKKSGAQSYLANLSLYPGRTELPFLPLNTQVL; encoded by the exons ATGCAAAGTCGGAGTAGCATTCCAACAGGAGAGTGCGCCCAGATCCACTTATTATATATCTGCGAGCCGTTCAAAAAGCTTCAAAATGGAAAACAGAAACAGAGAAAGCATTCCATATCAATGGAAGCGGGAACTATCCTCCCCACCTCCATTCTCTTTAGAAGCCCATTCCATTTCCCAATCTCTCGTCCCCTCCAAAATTTGCGCTTCTTCGTTAGAGCCTCTTCAGATTTAAATTCGCAG ggGAAGTATAGAGGACCGAAGCCGAAGAGAGATTTGGTGGCAGATTGGGTATCGAACAACGACGACACCGTTCGAAGCTTGCCAATTTACGTTGGAGGCGCTTCTCTCTTGGCCGTGCTCTTTAATCGCGCGGCCTCTGGTATTGCTCCTGTTGCCGATGCCAGTAG TTCACAATCTAGGGCTGATCTATTGACACTTGGATTGGCTGTTACCAATATATTAGCTGGTTTAATATGGCTCTCGATCAAGCCAAAATCTATATCTCTG GTAAATCCTCAAGGTGTGGAGTGTCAGATTATATTATCCCACCTACCTGACTATGTGGTGTCTGAGTTGTTATG GGCATGGGAATCTCTGTCAGCTGCCACATGCTGTAGATCTCTAGTTGTTGTTTATGATTGCGTCTGTTTTCTACAAATTGGTATGGCAGCTGAATCTCCCAATAAGGGTGAAGCATTGTCCGTGGATGCTGCCAAACTGATGCAGGGATCACTTGTTCAAGCCATTAAGAAATCTGGAGCTC AGAGCTATCTGGCCAACCTGTCTCTCTATCCTGGGAGGACTGAGCTGCCGTTTCTTCCTTTAAATACACAG GTTTTGTAA